From Bacillus basilensis, a single genomic window includes:
- a CDS encoding nucleoside triphosphate pyrophosphohydrolase: MSAYNKLVRDRVPEKILMSGKTYTAQKLTGQAYIQALAKIGTEEIREFASMKEREHALDSLADALEVIISLARAEGATIEDIERLRKQKEIERGGFERGIYLLDVSEE; this comes from the coding sequence ATGTCAGCATATAACAAGTTAGTAAGAGATCGTGTTCCAGAGAAGATTTTAATGTCTGGAAAAACATATACAGCACAAAAATTAACAGGACAAGCATACATACAAGCTTTAGCGAAAATTGGAACAGAAGAAATTCGTGAATTTGCTTCTATGAAAGAGCGTGAACATGCGCTTGATTCTCTTGCGGATGCACTGGAAGTGATCATTTCATTAGCGCGTGCAGAAGGTGCAACAATTGAAGACATAGAACGTCTTCGTAAGCAAAAAGAAATAGAGCGTGGTGGGTTTGAAAGAGGCATTTATTTATTAGATGTTTCAGAAGAATAG
- a CDS encoding M42 family metallopeptidase has translation MAHHAKETMELIKELVSIPSPSGNTEKIIRFIENYVSEWNVETKRNNKGALILTVKGKNDAQHRLLTAHVDTLGAMVKEIKPDGRLSLSMIGGFRWNSVEGEYCEIETSSGKTYTGTILMHQTSVHVYKDAGEAKRDEKNIEVRIDERVFSADEVRELGIEVGDFVSFDPRVQITESGYIKSRHLDDKVSVAILLKLIKRLQDENVTLPYTTHFLISNNEEIGYGGNSNIPEETVEYLAVDMGALGDGQASDEYTVSICAKDSSGPYHYALRKHLVELAKTNNIEYKVDIYPYYGSDASAAIHAGFDVKHALIGAGIDSSHAFERTHESSIAHTEALVYAYVLSEMIAE, from the coding sequence ATGGCACATCATGCGAAAGAAACGATGGAATTGATTAAGGAGCTTGTCTCTATTCCAAGTCCATCTGGAAATACAGAGAAAATCATTCGTTTTATTGAAAACTATGTAAGTGAGTGGAATGTAGAAACGAAGCGTAACAATAAAGGCGCTCTTATTTTAACAGTAAAAGGGAAAAATGATGCACAGCACCGTTTATTAACAGCACACGTTGATACGTTAGGTGCGATGGTAAAAGAAATTAAGCCTGACGGTCGTCTGAGTCTTTCTATGATTGGTGGATTTCGCTGGAACTCTGTAGAAGGGGAATACTGCGAAATTGAAACATCAAGTGGCAAGACGTATACAGGGACGATTTTAATGCATCAAACATCTGTGCATGTATATAAAGACGCAGGTGAAGCGAAACGCGATGAGAAAAATATTGAGGTTCGTATTGATGAGCGCGTATTTTCAGCTGATGAAGTACGTGAATTAGGAATTGAAGTAGGAGACTTCGTTTCATTTGATCCGCGCGTTCAAATTACAGAGAGTGGATACATAAAATCACGTCATTTAGATGACAAAGTAAGTGTTGCGATTCTATTAAAATTAATTAAGAGATTACAAGATGAAAACGTAACATTACCATATACAACTCATTTCTTAATTTCTAATAATGAAGAGATTGGATATGGTGGTAACTCTAACATTCCGGAAGAAACGGTTGAGTATTTAGCAGTTGATATGGGAGCGCTAGGTGATGGACAAGCATCTGACGAGTATACAGTATCTATTTGTGCAAAAGACTCTAGTGGCCCGTATCATTATGCACTACGTAAACATTTAGTAGAGCTTGCGAAAACGAACAATATTGAATATAAAGTAGATATTTATCCGTACTATGGATCGGACGCATCAGCTGCGATTCACGCTGGATTTGATGTGAAACATGCATTAATTGGAGCGGGTATTGATTCTTCTCATGCATTTGAGCGTACACATGAAAGTTCGATTGCACATACAGAAGCACTTGTTTATGCATATGTATTATCAGAGATGATTGCAGAATAA